In one window of Frigoriglobus tundricola DNA:
- a CDS encoding alpha/beta hydrolase, which produces MTLVGADTEVVETVRFPSGPLALEGRFCYPGAGAVYGAVALAGPHPMLGGDMDNNLVRGLSAGLARRGVATLCFNYRGVGASEGPPADVVGTLVEFWATSRTAEEAGYADDLRAATVALARFVGTGRCVGLVGYSFGCSLLHAAGADPDWPLVLVAPTVGRHDYAAFETVPNPMLVIAPDGDFAAEADRVTDWYAALRAPKRLVRGEWDAHFFRGQEERLAERVFEFLRERWEGGSCL; this is translated from the coding sequence ATGACGCTCGTTGGGGCTGATACCGAAGTCGTGGAAACCGTCCGGTTCCCGTCCGGGCCGCTCGCGCTCGAGGGGCGGTTCTGCTACCCCGGCGCCGGCGCGGTGTACGGAGCGGTCGCGCTCGCCGGGCCGCACCCGATGCTCGGCGGCGACATGGACAACAACCTCGTGCGCGGCTTGTCCGCCGGGCTCGCCCGCCGCGGCGTCGCGACCCTGTGCTTCAACTATCGGGGCGTGGGCGCGAGCGAAGGCCCGCCCGCCGACGTCGTCGGCACGCTCGTCGAGTTCTGGGCGACCTCACGAACCGCGGAGGAAGCGGGCTATGCGGACGACCTGCGGGCCGCCACGGTAGCGCTCGCTCGGTTCGTCGGGACCGGACGCTGCGTCGGCCTCGTCGGCTACAGCTTCGGCTGCTCGCTCCTGCACGCCGCGGGGGCCGACCCGGACTGGCCGCTGGTCCTGGTGGCCCCGACCGTCGGGCGGCACGACTACGCCGCGTTCGAGACCGTGCCGAACCCGATGCTCGTGATCGCTCCGGACGGGGACTTCGCGGCCGAAGCGGACCGCGTGACGGACTGGTACGCGGCGCTACGTGCCCCGAAGCGGCTCGTCCGCGGCGAGTGGGACGCCCACTTCTTCCGCGGCCAGGAGGAGCGGCTGGCGGAACGGGTCTTCGAATTTCTCCGCGAACGGTGGGAGGGCGGCTCGTGCCTCTGA